From one Anticarsia gemmatalis isolate Benzon Research Colony breed Stoneville strain chromosome 20, ilAntGemm2 primary, whole genome shotgun sequence genomic stretch:
- the Pglym78 gene encoding phosphoglyceromutase 78, whose amino-acid sequence MPGKYKIVMIRHGESEWNEKNLFCGWFDADLSAKGRDEAVSAGKALKAEGYDFDIAHTSVLKRAQITLNTILKEIGKPDLPTEKTWRLNERHYGGLTGLNKAETAAKYGDAQVQIWRRSFDVPPPPMEKDHPYYETIVNDPRYAGDPKPEEFPMFESLKLTIERTLPYWNNVIVPQIKEGKKIIIAAHGNSLRGIVKHLDGLSDAAIMELNLPTGIPFVYELDENMKPVDSMVFLGDEETVKKAMAAVAAQGKAK is encoded by the exons atgcctGGTAAATATAAGATTGTTATGATCCGCCACGGCGAAAGTGAATGGAATGAGAAGAATCTTTTCTGCGGTTGGTTCGACGCTGACCTCAGCGCTAAAG GACGCGATGAGGCTGTATCAGCTGGAAAGGCCTTGAAAGCCGAAGGTTATGATTTCGATATCGCTCATACTTCAGTCTTAAAACGGGCTCAAATCACATTAAATACTATCCTGAAGGAGATTGGCAAACCTGACCTACCAACCGAGAAGACCTGGCGCCTGAACGAGAGGCACTACGGCGGTCTCACTGGCCTGAACAAGGCTGAGACTGCTGCCAAATACGGCGATGCTCAA GTTCAAATTTGGCGCCGCAGTTTCGATGTGCCCCCACCACCAATGGAGAAGGACCATCCTTATTACGAGACCATCGTCAACGACCCTCGTTACGCCGGTGACCCAAAACCTGAGGAGTTCCCTATGTTCGAGAGTTTGAAGCTGACTATTGAGAGGACCTTACCTTATTGGAACAATGTCATTGTACCGCAG atcaAGGAAGGCAAGAAAATCATTATTGCTGCCCATGGCAACAGCCTTAGGGGTATTGTTAAGCATTTAGATG gCCTCAGTGATGCAGCCATCATGGAACTGAACCTGCCAACTGGCATTCCTTTTGTGTATGAATTAGATGAGAACATGAAGCCTGTTGATTCTATGGTCTTCCTCGGCGACGAAGAGACAGTCAAGAAAGCCATGGCCGCCGTCGCCGCTCAAGGCAAGGCCAAGTAA
- the l(2)k10201 gene encoding zinc finger protein 511 lethal (2) k10201: protein MENQVLLERITSYGVGRRKLDDVLFINDKPPPRLGVYDFDEENLCHEVIKSTCNIPGCTFTAESLLEYENHYNASHRYACGQCKKNLPSPHFLDLHIQEAHDSFFAVLAERKPSYCCYIEECKEKFKNADERLQHCIKEHKLPKDFRFESKPKSKNKKPKPNKKANTNDTSMEVDNQGSTSEIKKKIILTNSKQKTFVKYTGRKFTQNNKNNVSKDVNMDDVITDLKESLPE, encoded by the exons ATGGAGAACCAAGTACTACTAGAAAGAATTACGTCGTACGGAGTTGGTCGGCGAAAACTGGACGATGTACTGTTTATAAATGATAAACCTCCTCCAAGACTAGGAGTTTACGACTTTGACGAAGAAAATCTTTGCCATGAAGT CATAAAATCAACATGCAACATTCCTGGGTGTACATTTACGGCAGAATCTCTGCTGGAATACGAAAACCACTACAATGCATCACACAGATACGCGTGTGGTCAATGCAAAAAGAACCTGCCGTCGCCCCACTTTCTAGATTTGCATATTCAAGAAGCTCATGATTCGTTTTTCGCGGTATTGGCTGAAAGGAAACCTTCG TACTGCTGTTACATAGAAGAATGCAAGGAAAAATTCAAGAATGCCGACGAAAGATTACAGCATTGCATCAAAGAACACAAATTACCCAAAGACTTTAGGTTCGAATCGAAAccaaaaagcaaaaataaaaaacctaagCCCAATAAAAAGGCTAATACGAATGATACATCTATGGAGGTTGATAATCAGGGCTCTActagcgaaataaaaaagaaaataatacttacaaatagTAAACAAAAGACATTTGTAAAATACACTGGAAGAAAATTTACGCAAAACAATAAGAATAATGTCTCTAAAGATGTAAACATGGATGATGTAATAACAGATTTAAAGGAAAGTTTAccagaataa
- the NTPase gene encoding ectonucleoside triphosphate diphosphohydrolase NTPase isoform X2 has product MNVRQRKLKDDTSAPHINVRSRTIKHPRRLKKVFILLIVLALCVTYFLGLFAGQSQWLDGIAKSLGYESAYHHAVIIDAGSSGSRVLAYKFRVPFTVFGQANLDLVDEYFEQTKPGLSSFADDPEKGANTIVQLIKNAEFLTPVEKRRSTPLIVRATAGLRLLPAAKAQELIDQVAAAISKLGYDVGPDSVKIMDGADEGIFIWYTVNLLHNLMESDTMAALDLGGGSTQITYQLSERDAPQYPAVDRHVVPAGNNITIYTHSYLNLGLLAARYGVFRMESSSENDTGEFTSVCVDPIVQKEPWTYANKQYLISGARRAANVKRAAVYAACHALVKRYVLARLDWEPARAPRGTVAAMSYFYDVAADAGIIDVMKGGTVSVSAYRGAAVRACSGANVEQPWACLDLVYVVALLQDAYKIADNEPISLFKKVNGHEVSWALGLAYTTVMNRLSVLEP; this is encoded by the exons ATGAACGTACGCCAAAGAAAG ttaAAAGATGATACCTCAGCCCCACATATCAATGTTAGAAGTAGAACAATAAAGCATCCTAGAAGATTGAAGAAAGTGTTTATTTTACTCATTGTATTAGCACTATGTGTCACATACTTCTTGG GGTTGTTCGCTGGCCAGTCACAATGGTTGGACGGGATCGCCAAGAGCCTTGGCTACGAGAGCGCCTACCACCACGCGGTCATCATCGACGCAGGCTCGTCGGGCTCCAGGGTGCTTGCTTATAAGTTTAGAGTACCTTTTACAG tattCGGCCAAGCCAACTTGGACTTAGTAGATGAATATTTTGAGCAAACAAAACCGGGATTATCCTCATTTGCTGATGATCCTGAAAag gGTGCAAATACAATAGTGCAGCTAATAAAGAACGCAGAGTTCCTAACTCCGGTGGAGAAGCGTCGCTCCACGCCGCTCATAGTGCGAGCTACGGCGGGACTGCGACTGTTACCTGCTGCGAAAGCCCAGGAACTCATCGATCAAGTCGCCGCTGCTATATCTAA ATTGGGTTATGATGTAGGCCCGGACAGTGTGAAGATCATGGATGGAGCAGATGAAGGCATATTCATTTGGTACACTGTCAACTTACTGCATA ATCTAATGGAGAGCGACACGATGGCGGCGCTGGACCTGGGCGGCGGCTCCACGCAGATCACGTACCAGCTGAGCGAGCGCGACGCGCCGCAGTACCCCGCCGTCGACCGACACGTCGTGCCCGCCGGGAACAACATCACTATTTATACGCATAG TTACTTAAACTTGGGTCTCTTAGCGGCTAGATACGGCGTGTTCCGCATGGAGAGCTCGTCGGAGAACGACACGGGCGAGTTCACGTCCGTGTGCGTCGACCCCATCGTGCAGAAGGAGCCCTGGACCTATGCCAACAAACAGTATTTAATTAG TGGAGCCCGGCGCGCCGCCAACGTGAAGCGCGCGGCGGTGTACGCGGCGTGCCACGCGCTCGTGAAGCGCTACGTGCTGGCGCGCCTGGACTGGGAgccggcgcgcgcgccgcgcgGGACCGTGGCCGCCATGAGCTACTTCTACGACGTGGCCGCCGACGCCGGCATCATCG ACGTGATGAAGGGCGGCACGGTGTCGGTGTCGGCGTACCGCGGCGCGGCAGTACGGGCGTGCTCGGGCGCCAACGTGGAGCAGCCGTGGGCCTGCCTCGACCTGGTCTACGTCGTGGCGCTGCTGCAGGACGCCTACAAGATCGCCGACAACGAACCCATCTCC TTATTCAAGAAAGTGAACGGCCACGAAGTATCATGGGCGTTGGGTCTCGCGTACACCACAGTGATGAACAGACTGTCCGTCTTGGAGCCCTAG
- the NTPase gene encoding ectonucleoside triphosphate diphosphohydrolase NTPase isoform X1, protein MGKFSTYRYLELKDDTSAPHINVRSRTIKHPRRLKKVFILLIVLALCVTYFLGLFAGQSQWLDGIAKSLGYESAYHHAVIIDAGSSGSRVLAYKFRVPFTVFGQANLDLVDEYFEQTKPGLSSFADDPEKGANTIVQLIKNAEFLTPVEKRRSTPLIVRATAGLRLLPAAKAQELIDQVAAAISKLGYDVGPDSVKIMDGADEGIFIWYTVNLLHNLMESDTMAALDLGGGSTQITYQLSERDAPQYPAVDRHVVPAGNNITIYTHSYLNLGLLAARYGVFRMESSSENDTGEFTSVCVDPIVQKEPWTYANKQYLISGARRAANVKRAAVYAACHALVKRYVLARLDWEPARAPRGTVAAMSYFYDVAADAGIIDVMKGGTVSVSAYRGAAVRACSGANVEQPWACLDLVYVVALLQDAYKIADNEPISLFKKVNGHEVSWALGLAYTTVMNRLSVLEP, encoded by the exons ATGGGAAAGTTCAGCACGTACAGGTACTTAGAG ttaAAAGATGATACCTCAGCCCCACATATCAATGTTAGAAGTAGAACAATAAAGCATCCTAGAAGATTGAAGAAAGTGTTTATTTTACTCATTGTATTAGCACTATGTGTCACATACTTCTTGG GGTTGTTCGCTGGCCAGTCACAATGGTTGGACGGGATCGCCAAGAGCCTTGGCTACGAGAGCGCCTACCACCACGCGGTCATCATCGACGCAGGCTCGTCGGGCTCCAGGGTGCTTGCTTATAAGTTTAGAGTACCTTTTACAG tattCGGCCAAGCCAACTTGGACTTAGTAGATGAATATTTTGAGCAAACAAAACCGGGATTATCCTCATTTGCTGATGATCCTGAAAag gGTGCAAATACAATAGTGCAGCTAATAAAGAACGCAGAGTTCCTAACTCCGGTGGAGAAGCGTCGCTCCACGCCGCTCATAGTGCGAGCTACGGCGGGACTGCGACTGTTACCTGCTGCGAAAGCCCAGGAACTCATCGATCAAGTCGCCGCTGCTATATCTAA ATTGGGTTATGATGTAGGCCCGGACAGTGTGAAGATCATGGATGGAGCAGATGAAGGCATATTCATTTGGTACACTGTCAACTTACTGCATA ATCTAATGGAGAGCGACACGATGGCGGCGCTGGACCTGGGCGGCGGCTCCACGCAGATCACGTACCAGCTGAGCGAGCGCGACGCGCCGCAGTACCCCGCCGTCGACCGACACGTCGTGCCCGCCGGGAACAACATCACTATTTATACGCATAG TTACTTAAACTTGGGTCTCTTAGCGGCTAGATACGGCGTGTTCCGCATGGAGAGCTCGTCGGAGAACGACACGGGCGAGTTCACGTCCGTGTGCGTCGACCCCATCGTGCAGAAGGAGCCCTGGACCTATGCCAACAAACAGTATTTAATTAG TGGAGCCCGGCGCGCCGCCAACGTGAAGCGCGCGGCGGTGTACGCGGCGTGCCACGCGCTCGTGAAGCGCTACGTGCTGGCGCGCCTGGACTGGGAgccggcgcgcgcgccgcgcgGGACCGTGGCCGCCATGAGCTACTTCTACGACGTGGCCGCCGACGCCGGCATCATCG ACGTGATGAAGGGCGGCACGGTGTCGGTGTCGGCGTACCGCGGCGCGGCAGTACGGGCGTGCTCGGGCGCCAACGTGGAGCAGCCGTGGGCCTGCCTCGACCTGGTCTACGTCGTGGCGCTGCTGCAGGACGCCTACAAGATCGCCGACAACGAACCCATCTCC TTATTCAAGAAAGTGAACGGCCACGAAGTATCATGGGCGTTGGGTCTCGCGTACACCACAGTGATGAACAGACTGTCCGTCTTGGAGCCCTAG